In Lacerta agilis isolate rLacAgi1 chromosome 1, rLacAgi1.pri, whole genome shotgun sequence, the following proteins share a genomic window:
- the LOC117052113 gene encoding LOW QUALITY PROTEIN: olfactory receptor 1019-like (The sequence of the model RefSeq protein was modified relative to this genomic sequence to represent the inferred CDS: substituted 1 base at 1 genomic stop codon) — protein sequence MGEGNITTMTEFVLLGFTDNQNLQVLLFAVFLLIYLVILVGNLGMITLITIDSRLHTPMYFFLSNLSILDIGYSTVIAPRTLMTFVAESKTISFTGCALQFFFFCIAVSCECCLLGVMAYDRFIAICNPLLYTAIMSRKLCNLLVAGSYITGCVNAAVQTSFIFNLSFCRSNIINHFFCDVVPILRLSCSDTGAIDIIHFTFSTAIVSITILAILVSYTYILVAILRINSAEGRRKAFSTCASHLTAVTIFYGTVAFMYLRPSSKYSMEQDKIISVFYTLAIPMLNPLIYSLRNKEVKEAFKRMIGGKVISQRHXCSEQ from the coding sequence ATGGGAGAGGGAAACATTACCACAATGACTGAATTTGTTTTGCTGGGATTCACAGATAACCAGAATCTGCAGGTTCTTCTCTTTGCTGTGTTCTTACTGATTTACTTGGTGATCCTGGTGGGCAACCTTGGCATGATAACATTAATCACAATTGACTCCAGGCTCCACACTCCCATGTATTTTTTCCTGAGCAACCTGTCAATCTTAGATATTGGTTACTCCACTGTCATTGCCCCCAGGACACTGATGACCTTTGtagcagaaagcaaaacaatttcCTTCACTGGCTGTGCCctgcagtttttcttcttctgcattgcTGTATCCTGTGAGTGCTGCCTGCTGGGTGTGATGGCATATGACCGCTTCATTGCAATCTGCAACCCACTGTTGTATACTGCTATCATGTCCAGAAAGCTCTGTAATCTGCTTGTGGCTGGTTCCTATATAACAGGTTGTGTGAATGCAGCTGTTCAGACTTCGTTTATATTTAATTTGTCCTTTTGTAGATCCAACATCATCAACCACTTCTTCTGTGATGTGGTCCCTATTCTAAGGCTCTCCTGTTCAGATACAGGAGCCATTGACATAATTCACTTTACCTTCTCTACAGCAATTGTATCCATAACTATCCTGGCCATTCTTGTCTCTTATACATACATCCTAGTTGCCATCCTTCGGATCAACTCAGCCGAGGGCAGACGAAAAGCCTTCTCCACCTGTGCTTCCCACCTTACAGCTGTCACCATTTTCTATGGCACAGTTGCTTTCATGTACTTACGACCCAGTTCTAAATATTCCATGGAGCAGGACAAAATCATCTCTGTGTTTTACACCCTTGCAATACCTATGCTGAATCCACTCATCTACAGCCTGAGAAACAAGGAGGTCAAAGAGGCTTTCAAAAGGATGATTGGAGGAAAGGTTATCTCTCAGAGACATTAATGTTCAGAACAATAA